A genomic stretch from Coffea arabica cultivar ET-39 chromosome 10c, Coffea Arabica ET-39 HiFi, whole genome shotgun sequence includes:
- the LOC113714497 gene encoding uncharacterized protein yields the protein MGSNRQSVGFLDTLNMETVRTILTHTSPYPHEHSRHAVIAVVVGCLFFISSDNMHTLIQKLDTNIKWWSMYACLFGFFYFFSSPFIGKTIKPSYSNFSRWYIAWILVAAVYHLPSFQSMGVDMRMNLSLFLTIFVSSILFLLVFHIVFLGLWYIGLVARVAGKRPEILAILQNCAVLSIACCVFYSHCGNNTVLTKKSFERRSSGWFTLWNKEERNTWLAKFVRMNEFKNEICSSWFAPVGSASDYPLLSKWVIYGESNCSNGSCSGSSGDISPIYSLWATFIGLYIANYVVERSTGWALSHPMSLKEFEKLKEKQMKPEFLDMVPWYSGTSADLFKTAFDLLVSVTVFVGRFDMRMLQAAMSSVQDGAKQEDLLYDQFTEKDELWFDFMADTGDGGNSSYSIARLLAQPLLRVRENGSVVTLPRGNLLLIGGDLAYPNPSEFSYEKRLFRPFEYALQPPAWYKEEHIAVNKPELPCGETQLKQYNGPQCFLIPGNHDWFDGLQTFMRYICHKSWLGGWFMPQKKSYFALQLPKGWWIFGLDLALLCDIDVYQFKFFSELIKEKVGENDSVIIMTHEPNWLLDWYWNDVTGKNVSHLIRDHLNGRCRLRMAGDLHHYMRHSYVPSDKPVHVQHLLVNGCGGAFLHPTHVFNNFNELYGTSFECKSAYPSLEDSSRIALGNILKFRKKNWQFDFIGGIIYFILAFSMFPQCKLDHILQDDTFSGHLRSFFITVWDAFMYLLGRSYVSSVSAFLLLVASVIFVPSKVCRKRRVLIGILHASAHLASALILMLLLELGVETCIRHKLLATAGYHTLYEWYRSVESEHFPDPTGLRARIEQWTFGLYPACIKYLMSAFDVPEVMAVSRNYICKKGIESLSRQGAAIYYASVFLYFWVFSTPVVSLVFGSYLYICINWLHLHFDEAFSSLRIANYKSFTRFHIDRKGDLEVFTLAVDKVPKEWKLDPNWDAEPKQHLSHQRKFPSKWRATSSQQDPVSAVRIIDHFVIQQTQKEN from the exons ATGGGTTCTAATAGGCAGTCTGTTGGTTTCTTGGATACTCTCAATATGGAGACGGTTAGGACTATTTTGACTCACACATCCCCTTATCCGCATGAGCATTCGCGTCATGCAGTTATTGCCGTGGTTGTGGGCTGCTTGTTTTTCATATCATCAGATAATATGCACACTCTTATCCAGAAATTAGACACCAATATTAAATGGTGGTCTATGTATGCTTGTTTGTTCGGATTCTTCTATTTCTTTTCATCTCCTTTCATAGGGAAAACAATTAAACCCAGTTATTCAAATTTCAGTCGATG GTATATTGCATGGATATTAGTAGCTGCTGTATATCATCTTCCCAGTTTTCAATCAATGGGAGTGGATATGAGGATGaatctttctttgttcttgacaATTTTTGTCTCATCAATTTTGTTTCTTCTGGTCTTCCACATTGTATTTCTTGGACTCTGGTATATTGGCCTTGTCGCTCGTGTAGCTGGAAAGAGGCCTGAAATTCTGGCCATTTTGCAAAATTGTGCT GTTTTAAGTATTGCCTGCTGTGTCTTTTATAGCCATTGTGGCAACAATACTGTGTTGAccaaaaaatcatttgaaaggAGAAGTTCTGGTTGGTTCACACTGTGGAATAAGGAAGAGCGTAATACCTGGCTTGCAAAGTTTGTCAGGATGAATGAATTCAAGAATGAAATTTGCTCGTCTTGGTTTGCTCCTGTGGGATCTGCTAGCGATTACCCGCTCCTCTCCAAGTGGGTTATTTACGGAGAG TCAAACTGCAGCAACGGTTCATGTTCAGGATCATCAGGTGATATTTCTCCCATATATTCATTATGGGCCACTTTTATAGGGCTCTACATTGCCAACTATGTTGTCGAAAGATCAACCGG ATGGGCCCTTAGTCATCCTATGTCACTAAAAGAATTTGAGAAGTTGAAGGAAAAGCAAATGAAGCCCGAGTTTTTGGATATGGTTCCTTGGTACTCCGG GACATCCGCTGACTTATTTAAAACAGCTTTTGATCTACTGGTATCAGTAACTGTATTCGTTGGACGCTTCGATATGCGTATGCTGCAG GCAGCAATGAGCAGCGTTCAAGATGGAGCTAAACAGGAGGATCTGCTGTATGATCAGTTTACTGAGAAAGATGAGCTGTGGTTTGATTTTATGGCTGATACTGGTGACGGTGGAAATTCTTCCTACTCTATAGCTCGCCTTCTAGCTCAGCCTTTACTCAGGGTCCGAGAGAATGGTTCTGTGGTTACGCTGCCTCGTGGTAACCTGCTCCTTATTGGGGGTGATCTTGC ATATCCCAATCCATCAGAATTCTCCTATGAGAAGCGGCTCTTTCGCCCCTTTGAATATGCGCTTCAGCCTCCAGCGTGGTATAAAGAAGAGCATATAGCTGTTAATAAGCCAGAATTGCCTTGTGGGGAGACTCAATTGAAGCAGTACAATGGGCCTCAGTGTTTTCTTATCCCTGGAAATCATG ACTGGTTTGATGGCCTTCAAACTTTTATGAGATACATCTGTCATAAAAGTTGGTTGGGTGGCTGGTTTATGCCTCAGAAGAAAAGTTATTTTGCTTTGCAGCTACCAAAAGGGTGGTGGATATTTGGTCTTGATCTCGCTCTTCTTTGTGATATTGATGTATACCAGTTCAAGTTCTTCTCAGAGTTAATAAAGGAAAAG GTTGGGGAAAATGATTCAGTGATCATTATGACTCACGAACCCAATTGGCTTCTTGATTGGTACTGGAATGATGTGACTGGAAAAAATGTCTCACATCTGATTCGTGACCATTTAAATGGGAGATGCAGACTCCGAATGGCTGGGGATTTGCATCACTACATGCGCCATTCATATGTTCCATCAGATAAGCCGGTTCATGTGCAGCATTTGCTTGTAAATGGTTGTGGTGGGGCTTTTTTACACCCCACACACGTGTTCAATAATTTCAATGAACTGTATGGGACATCATTCGAATGCAAGTCTGCTTATCCTTCTCTTGAAGATTCAAGCAGG ATTGCTTTGGGAAATATATTGAAATTTCGCAAGAAGAATTGGCAGTTTGATTTCATTGGTGGGATTATATACTTTATCTTGGCATTTTCCATGTTCCCTCAG TGTAAGCTAGATCACATCTTACAGGATGATACCTTTTCTGGTCACTTGAGGAGCTTTTTTATCACAGTCTGGGATGCTTTTATGTACTTGTTGGGACGCTCCTATGTGTCCTCAGTCAGTGCTTTTCTGCTGCTAGTAGCTTCAGTTATTTTTGTCCCCAGCAAAGTTTGTCGCAAGAGAAGGGTTCTAATTGGGATTCTTCACGCGTCTGCACACTTGGCTTCAGCATTGATTCTCATGTTACTGTTGGAATTGGGTGTAGAGACTTGTATCAGACACAAGTTATTGGCTACTGCAG GTTATCACACTTTATATGAATGGTACCGATCTGTGGAGAGCGAGCATTTTCCAGACCCAACTGGCCTTAGGGCACGTATAGAACAATGGACATTTGGCCTTTATCCAGCATGCATCAAGTATCTAATGTCTGCTTTTGATGTGCCGGAG GTCATGGCTGTCTCAAGGAATTACATCTGCAAGAAGGGGATAGAGTCACTCTCCCGGCAGGGTGCTGCTATATATTATGCTTCTGTCTTCCTTTACTTCTGGGTCTTTTCAACCCCAGTGGTTTCATTGGTTTTTGGAAGCTATCTGTACATCTGCATAAACTGGCTCCATCTACACTTTGATGAAGCCTTTTCATCGCTACGAATTGCTAATTACAAGTCCTTCACACGATTCCATATTGACCGCAAAGGCGATCTTGAAGTTTTCACCCTTGCCGTGGACAAG GTTCCAAAGGAATGGAAGCTGGATCCTAACTGGGACGCGGAACCAAAACAGCATTTGAGCCACCAGCGGAAGTTCCCCAGCAAATGGCGAGCAACTTCCTCTCAGCAGGATCCCGTAAGCGCTGTCCGAATCATCGACCATTTTGTTATTCAACAAACACAGAAAGAAAACTGA
- the LOC113713470 gene encoding zinc finger protein ZAT2-like yields the protein MENDQSNIDDKGTTFVVDASTSDSPTPLMTCPDGQEISPPTPTPPFLDSAPGTSGTKNVTFPSLKYHQKPRKKRTKLVNIAEHGVKSGGNISKPKCARKPDPNAPKITRPCTECGKKFWSWKALFGHMRCHPEREWRGINPPPNFSRHHHNDASTSGTKENSYWMSEEDHEVAVYLLMLANGRGPDAAAAAAHESPTVTTACNNVAVQGTSESDNAAALMGCGDVDENTAAAGPSSGLLNCTRFECSSCKKVFGSHQALGGHRASHKNVKGCFAITKNDGEEEDRTGEGEVVKDGTVEEDKMLMVFGHKCTICLRVFSSGQALGGHKRCHWERGDEPSGLTQDLNPFSSGKEGSSGLDLNLPAPAEDDDSSSSYYSGLALDLRLGLKP from the coding sequence ATGGAAAACGACCAGAGCAACATTGACGACAAGGGTACCACTTTTGTGGTTGACGCCAGCACTTCAGATTCCCCGACACCTTTAATGACTTGCCCTGACGGTCAAGAAATCTCGCCACCAACCCCTACACCGCCATTTCTTGATTCTGCTCCAGGCACTAGTGGGACCAAAAACGTCACCTTTCCAAGCCTGAAGTACCACCAAAAACCCAGGAAAAAACGAACCAAGTTGGTCAATATTGCCGAGCATGGGGTTAAGTCTGGTGGGAATATTTCCAAGCCTAAATGTGCCAGAAAGCCTGACCCTAATGCACCCAAGATCACCAGGCCCTGCACTGAATGTGGCAAGAAATTTTGGTCATGGAAGGCTCTTTTCGGGCACATGAGATGCCACCCGGAGCGCGAGTGGCGCGGCATTAACCCTCCTCCCAATTTCAGCAGGCACCACCACAATGATGCCTCGACATCAGGAACCAAGGAGAATTCTTACTGGATGTCCGAGGAGGATCACGAGGTCGCCGTGTATTTGTTGATGCTGGCTAATGGCCGTGGTCCtgatgctgctgctgctgctgctcatGAGTCCCCAACTGTGACTACTGCTTGTAATAATGTGGCAGTTCAAGGAACATCGGAGTCTGATAACGCTGCTGCTTTGATGGGCTGTGGAGATGTTGATGAAAATACTGCTGCTGCTGGTCCTTCTTCCGGCTTGTTGAATTGTACGCGATTTGAGTGCTCAAGCTGCAAGAAAGTCTTCGGTTCTCACCAGGCTTTAGGGGGTCATAGGGCTAGTCACAAGAATGTCAAGGGTTGTTTTGCTATTACTAAAAATGACGGCGAGGAGGAAGACAGGACGGGAGAAGGGGAGGTGGTAAAAGATGGCACTGTAGAAGAGGACAAGATGTTGATGGTATTTGGGCATAAATGTACCATCTGTTTGAGGGTTTTCTCAAGTGGTCAAGCTTTGGGCGGCCATAAAAGGTGCCACTGGGAGAGAGGGGATGAACCATCAGGACTCACTCAGGACCTCAATCCCTTTTCCTCAGGAAAGGAGGGTTCTTCTGGTTTGGACTTGAATTTGCCTGCCCCTGCAGAAGATGATGATTCTTCTTCGTCCTATTATTCAGGCCTGGCATTAGATTTGCGATTGGGACTCAAGCCCTGA
- the LOC113713411 gene encoding uncharacterized protein, whose protein sequence is MAVLLFSMVCGVYIFSICTTQMAYFRDSNLLKLKQIQKQCPASGIEISETAYLHFPEPKTFSRQECACNPVKFFAIISMQRSGSGWFETLLNSHENVSSNGEIFGARDRRRNLSVIYGIMDKVYNLDWYSSASKNECSAAVGFKWMLNQGLTEYHEGIAEYFKKRGVHAIYLFRRNHLRRMISLIANVYDKDAKLLNGTHKSHVHSPQEAQVLASYKPSINTTRLVPNLKKEEQTTARALEYFKTTRHIVLYYEDVVRNHTKLIDVQDFLKLPHRNLSSHQVKIHSGSLSTQIKNGEDVQRALKGTPYERFLNSDY, encoded by the exons ATGGCGGTCTTACTCTTCAGTATGGTTTGTGGAGTGTACATTTTCTCAATTTGTACAACGCAAATGGCTTATTTCAGGGATAGTAATTTGCTAAAACTCAAACAGATTCAAAAACAATGCCCAGCTTCTGGAATTGAAATAAGTGAAACTGCATATCTACATTTTCCAGAACCCAAAACCTTTAGCAG GCAAGAATGTGCCTGCAATCCAGTAAAATTTTTTGCTATCATATCGATGCAGAGATCTGGCAGTGGATGGTTTGAGACATTGTTAAATAGCCATGAGAATGTCAGCTCAAATGGTGAAATCTTTGGGGCAAGAGATAGGAGGAGGAACTTATCTGTGATATATGGGATTATGGATAAGGTATACAATCTGGACTGGTACAGCAGCGCATCAAAGAATGAGTGTTCAGCTGCAGTCGGGTTTAAATGGATGCTTAACCAG GGATTGACAGAGTACCATGAAGGGATAGCAGAATACTTCAAGAAGAGAGGTGTACATGCAATATATCTCTTCAGAAGAAATCATCTGCGCAGAATGATATCCCTGATTGCAAATGTCTATGACAAAGATGCTAAATTGTTGAACGGAACGCACAAATCTCATGTGCATTCACCACAAGAG GCTCAAGTACTTGCGAGTTACAAGCCTTCAATCAATACCACACGACTTGTACCTAATCTCAAGAAAGAAGAACAGACTACCGCCAGGGCTCTGGAATATTTCAAAACCACTAGACACATTGTCCTCTACTATGAGGATGTTGTCAGAAACCACACG AAACTAATAGATGTTCAGGACTTCCTGAAGCTACCACACAGAAACCTGAGTAGCCATCAGGTTAAGATACACTCTGGCTCATTATCAACGCAGATCAAGAATGGAGAAGATGTGCAGAGAGCTTTAAAGGGAACACCATATGAACGCTTCCTGAATTCAGATTACTGA